In one Deltaproteobacteria bacterium genomic region, the following are encoded:
- a CDS encoding NAD-dependent malic enzyme, giving the protein MQQYVRKIDANGQEYLETDLAGYMLTRSPLLNKGTAFTMEERKALGLLGTLPPHVTPLSEQVQQSYAGFKDCKSPIDKHVFLRLLQDRNEVLFYALVAQHLEEMMPIIYTPTVGEAIEKFSHIFRHARGLIISTENIDYIDSLLENTPLPDVKLVVASDAEAILGIGDQGVGGLGICIGKLSLYTAAAGIDPAFTLPVGVDIGTNRQDLLDDPLYLGVRHKRLEGKAYMDFIEKFVTAFKKRFPSALLQWEDFSKQKAFDVLDRFQDVVPSFNDDIQGTGAVVLAGLLASMRKIKQRLSDQVFVIHGAGAGGVGVARQICLGMELEGTPFAAAKERMLTLDSKGLVLSNRSGLEPYKLEFALDPQRIAGWKTKGAIPDLLETVQQGKVTALIGLSGQRNAFPEEIVRAVAKNTPNPIVFALSNPTANCEVEPADVYRWTDGKAIVATGSPYADVSYGGKNYPVGQGNNAFIFPGLGLGVMLSGARQVTEKMLTVAAMALNEFTTDERIAQGGVYPRVEQIREASKHVAVAVIKQAIKDGLARNEVPEKNLDAFVESGMWRPEYLPIRRKRA; this is encoded by the coding sequence ATGCAACAGTACGTCCGCAAAATTGACGCGAACGGACAAGAGTATCTTGAGACTGATCTCGCAGGTTATATGTTGACGCGTTCGCCACTGCTCAACAAGGGTACGGCCTTCACGATGGAAGAGCGCAAGGCGCTTGGGTTGCTAGGCACCCTCCCGCCGCACGTGACGCCACTCTCTGAGCAGGTACAACAAAGCTACGCTGGTTTCAAAGACTGTAAATCTCCCATCGATAAGCACGTTTTTCTGCGCCTGTTACAAGATCGTAATGAAGTGCTCTTCTATGCGCTGGTTGCTCAACATCTCGAAGAGATGATGCCGATCATCTATACGCCCACAGTTGGTGAGGCGATCGAGAAATTTAGTCATATCTTTCGTCACGCGCGTGGACTTATAATCAGTACCGAAAACATCGATTACATTGATTCTTTGCTTGAGAATACGCCGCTTCCTGATGTGAAACTTGTGGTTGCGAGCGATGCCGAAGCAATCCTTGGTATTGGTGATCAAGGTGTTGGCGGGCTGGGGATCTGTATCGGCAAGCTTTCCCTCTATACGGCAGCGGCTGGGATTGATCCTGCTTTCACCTTACCAGTTGGTGTCGATATTGGCACCAATCGCCAAGATCTGCTTGATGATCCATTGTACCTAGGCGTCCGACACAAGCGACTCGAAGGCAAGGCGTACATGGACTTTATTGAGAAGTTCGTTACTGCCTTTAAGAAACGGTTTCCTTCAGCGCTGCTCCAATGGGAAGATTTCAGCAAACAAAAAGCCTTCGATGTGCTTGATCGTTTTCAGGATGTCGTACCGTCATTCAACGACGATATTCAAGGAACCGGTGCAGTCGTGCTTGCTGGTTTATTAGCAAGCATGCGTAAGATCAAGCAGCGACTATCAGACCAGGTGTTTGTCATTCATGGTGCTGGTGCTGGTGGTGTTGGTGTTGCGCGGCAGATTTGTCTCGGGATGGAGCTGGAAGGTACTCCATTTGCAGCGGCCAAGGAACGCATGCTCACACTGGACTCGAAAGGTCTCGTGCTGAGCAATCGCTCTGGGCTTGAGCCCTACAAATTAGAATTTGCGCTTGATCCGCAACGGATTGCTGGCTGGAAAACCAAAGGCGCAATTCCTGATTTACTCGAAACCGTACAACAAGGAAAAGTGACAGCCTTGATTGGCTTATCTGGGCAACGTAACGCATTCCCAGAGGAAATTGTGCGTGCAGTGGCGAAGAATACTCCCAATCCAATCGTGTTCGCACTTTCTAATCCGACGGCCAACTGTGAAGTTGAACCAGCTGATGTCTACCGTTGGACGGATGGCAAAGCGATCGTGGCAACTGGGAGTCCGTATGCGGATGTTTCCTATGGCGGAAAAAATTACCCCGTGGGACAAGGAAACAATGCGTTTATCTTTCCTGGGCTCGGACTTGGCGTGATGCTGAGCGGAGCACGACAAGTGACTGAGAAGATGTTGACCGTAGCAGCGATGGCATTGAACGAATTCACCACTGACGAGCGCATTGCTCAAGGTGGAGTTTACCCGCGTGTTGAGCAAATACGCGAGGCGAGCAAGCACGTTGCCGTTGCCGTTATCAAACAAGCAATAAAAGATGGCTTGGCACGAAACGAAGTACCAGAGAAAAACTTAGATGCTTTTGTCGAAAGTGGGATGTGGAGACCTGAGTATCTGCCGATTCGGCGTAAAAGAGCATAA
- the lolA gene encoding outer membrane lipoprotein chaperone LolA: MKTFLVRLFLCVAVLFSTGYSVYAAPPASVQTIVKKLQARYDSTKGFRADFTQEVESATLGQKVTANGKVFFKKPGRMRWEFVDPEQLLVSDGKFFWLHQPKEKQVLKTPFAQAFRSSSPASFLLGVGQITKDFTPTLHAQEAKTYTLRLTPKKDPEAIGLLDLEVDMKTFDIVQATIIDPVGNTTRVRFTNINRKSPADESLFRFTVPDGVDVVEPPSNQ; encoded by the coding sequence ATGAAAACTTTCCTTGTTCGGCTGTTTCTGTGTGTCGCAGTTCTTTTTTCTACTGGCTACTCTGTTTACGCTGCACCACCCGCTTCTGTCCAAACCATTGTCAAAAAACTCCAGGCTCGATACGACTCGACCAAAGGCTTTCGTGCGGACTTCACCCAAGAAGTCGAGTCAGCGACGCTCGGACAGAAAGTGACAGCGAACGGAAAAGTCTTCTTCAAGAAGCCGGGGCGCATGCGTTGGGAATTTGTCGATCCTGAGCAGTTATTGGTCTCTGACGGAAAATTCTTCTGGCTCCATCAACCCAAAGAAAAGCAAGTTCTCAAAACTCCCTTCGCGCAAGCTTTCCGCTCTAGTTCTCCTGCTTCCTTTCTTCTTGGTGTTGGGCAAATTACCAAGGATTTTACTCCGACCCTGCACGCACAAGAGGCGAAGACGTACACGTTACGTTTAACGCCAAAGAAAGATCCAGAAGCGATCGGCCTTTTAGATCTCGAAGTTGATATGAAGACGTTCGACATCGTACAAGCCACCATTATCGACCCTGTCGGTAATACGACGCGCGTGCGTTTCACGAATATCAATCGCAAAAGCCCAGCCGACGAATCGCTTTTCCGTTTCACTGTCCCTGATGGCGTTGATGTCGTTGAGCCTCCGTCGAATCAATGA